A genomic region of Raphanus sativus cultivar WK10039 chromosome 6, ASM80110v3, whole genome shotgun sequence contains the following coding sequences:
- the LOC108830667 gene encoding uncharacterized protein LOC108830667: protein MARSFSLSLSLSKNRLTAAAASLLPSSHLLSFRSQSSDRRGDIYEFDIAASQSPSDPLIQKLEDAVHRIVVRRSAPDWLPFVPGASYWVPPPGSGSQTHGIAQLVAKLANPLTDEESLSTNSSRGWPSSDYFLKGVQPLLIETKTETTSNAESHSEDEEG, encoded by the exons ATGGCTCGATCCTTCTCCCtatcactttctctctctaaaaacCGACTCACCGCAGCTGCAGCCTCTCTCCTCCCTTCATCACACCTCCTGTCCTTCCGGTCTCAATCCTCCGACCGTCGTGGCGATATCTACGAATTCGACATCGCCGCGTCTCAATCCCCGTCGGATCCGTTAATTCAGAAGCTGGAGGACGCCGTTCACCGGATAGTTGTCCGCCGATCGGCACCTGATTGGCTCCCGTTTGTTCCCGGTGCGTCGTATTGGGTCCCGCCTCCTGGATCTGGATCTCAGACTCATGGGATCGCTCAGCTCGTCGCCAAGCTGGCTAATCCGTTGACGGACGAGGAATCTCTCTCCACTAATTCGTCTCGCGGATGGCCTTCCTCTGATTATTTCCTTAAAG GTGTACAGCCTCTATTGATTGAGACTAAGACCGAGACGACTTCGAATGCTGAGTCTCACTCCGAGGATGAGGAAGGGTAA